Proteins from a single region of Rana temporaria chromosome 5, aRanTem1.1, whole genome shotgun sequence:
- the LOC120941635 gene encoding E3 ubiquitin/ISG15 ligase TRIM25-like, whose translation MASADLRQELDCSICLTTYTDPVNLRCGHNFCRVCIDRVLDTQGGSGGYSCPECREEFRDRPVLQRNITLRNIVETFRSTQLEEGKTGIFCTYCYHSPVPAVTSCLHCEASLCDNHLRVHSKAPEHVLTDPTTSMENRKCSIHRELLKYYCTEDSACICVTCRLDGEHRGHKVETLDEASENKKQKLRNVLQKLMTEREETEKRVQSLQDRRRKVQEKSAGLTERVTALFIELRRHLEDLEKRVRRNISSQEERISLSDLIHQLEIKKEDLSRKMEDIEKLCNMTDPLTVLQESDTGDLCDTEEGDNEDRERHDRLLHDGGDLDVSGISHTLHTGLSDMIKEVNVFFNIQEASDILLDVNTAHNKLQISDDMKTASLSDIWQNRPETPERFQLFAQVLSSQRFSSGRHYWEVDVRESEHCIVGMCYPSIGRRGVQSGIGDNKKSWGLCRYRGVCSLIHDNKQITISPDLSSNRVRIYVDYEAGQLSFYDLCDPIRHLHTFTTTFTEPLHVGLWVGKGSITISGGEGRREK comes from the coding sequence ATggcgtctgctgatctgagacaGGAGCTGGACTGTTCCATCTGTCTGACCACATATACAGATCCTGTAAACCTGAGATGTGgtcacaacttctgccgggtctgtattgatcgtgtgttggatacacagggggggtctggaggatattcctgtcctgaatgcagaGAAGAGTTCCGGGATCGGCCTGTACTGCAGAGGAACATAACACTACGTAACATAGTGGAGACTTTCCGATCTACTCAgctggaagaagggaagactggaATCTTCTGTACTTATTGCTATCactctcctgtacctgctgttacATCCTGTCTGCATTGTGAAGCTTCTCTGTGTGATAATCACCTGAGAGTCCACAGCAAGGCACCAGAACATGTCCTAACTGATCCCACCACTTCCATGGAGAACAGAAAATGCTCCATCCATAGAGAACTTCTTAAatattactgcactgaggactcTGCCTGTATCTGTGTGACCTGCAGGCTGGATGGAGAACACCGGGGACACAAGGTGGAGACTCTGGATGAGGCCTCtgagaataaaaaacagaaactgagaaatgttctgcagaaactgatgacagagagagaggagactgagaaaagagtccagagtctgcaggatcgcAGGAGAAAAGTACAAGAAAAATCAGCCGGTCTAACAGAGAGAGTCACTGCCCTGTTCATAGAGCTCAGGAGACATCTGGAGGACCTGGAGAAGAGAGTCCGGAGGAACATCTCCAGCCAGGAAGAGCGGATCTCATTGTCTGATCTGATCCATCagctggaaataaagaaggaggatctgtccaggaagatggaggacattgagaagctgtgtaacatgactgacccactgactgtcctacaggaatcagacacaggggacttgtgtgatactgaggagggagataatgaggacagagagagacatgatagactcctccatgatggaggggatctggatgtGTCTGGAAtctcacacacattacacacagggtTATCTGATATGATAAAAGAGGTAAATGTATTCTTCAATATACAGGAAGCTtcagacatattactggatgtgaACACAGCTCATAATAAGCTACAGATATCAGATGACATGAAAACTGCATCCTTGTCAGATATATGGCAGAATCGTCCAGAAACACCGGAGAGATTTCAGTTGTTTGCCCAGGTATTAAGCAGTCAGAGATTTTCCTCGGGGcgacattactgggaagtggatgtcAGAGAGTCAGAACATTGCATAGTCGGGATGTGTTATCCCAGTATAGGGAGGAGAGGAGTGCAGTCAGGGATTGGAGATAATAAGAAGTCCTGGGGTTTGTGCAGGTATAGAGGTGTGTGTTCTCTAATACATGACAATAAACAGATCACAATATCTCCCGATCtctccagtaacagagtcaggatctatgtggattatgaggccgggcagctgtccttttatgatctgtgtgacccgatcagacacctccacaccttcaccaccaccttcactgagcccctccatgtcGGGTTATGGGTAGGAAAAGGTTCTATAACAATATCTGGGGGTGAGGGGCGACGtgagaaataa
- the LOC120941633 gene encoding E3 ubiquitin-protein ligase TRIM58-like, whose protein sequence is MASADLRQELDCSICLTTYTDPVNLRCGHNFCRVCIDRVLDTQGGSGGYSCPECREEFRDQPALHRNITLRNIVETFRSTQLEEGKTGIFCTYCYHSPVPAVISCLHCEASLCDNHLRVHSKAPEHVLTDPTTSMENRKCSIHRKLLEYYCTEDSACICVTCRLDGEHRGHKVETLDEASENKKQKLRNVLQKLMTEREETEKRVQSLQDRRRKVQEKSERVTALFIELRRHLEDLEKRVRRNISSQEERISLSDLIHQLEIKKEELSRKMEDIEELCNMTDPLTVLQESDTGDLCDTEEGDNEDRERHDRLLHDGGDLDVSGISHTLHTGLSDMIKEVNVFFNIQEASDILLDVNTAQNNLQISDDMKTVSRSDIEQNRPETPERFQWWAQVLSSQRFSSGRHYWEVDVRESENYRVGMCYPSIEKRGVQSGIGNNNKSWGLWRDSGGCYLIHDNKWIIISPDLSSNRVRISVDYEAGQLSFYDLCDPIRHLHTFTTTFTEPLHVGLAVGEGSITISGGERRHEK, encoded by the coding sequence ATggcgtctgctgatctgagacaGGAGCTGGACTGTTCCATCTGTCTGACCACATATACAGATCCTGTAAACCTGAGATGTGgtcacaacttctgccgggtctgtattgatcgtgtgttggatacacagggggggtctggaggttattcctgtcctgagtgcagagaAGAGTTCCGGGATCAGCCTGCACTGCACAGGAACATAACACTACGTAACATAGTGGAGACTTTCCGATCTACTCAgctggaagaagggaagactggaATCTTCTGTACTTATTGCTATCactctcctgtacctgctgttatATCCTGTCTGCATTGTGAAGCTTCTCTGTGTGATAATCACCTGAGAGTCCACAGCAAGGCACCAGAACATGTCCTAACTGATCCCACCACTTCCATGGAGAACAGAAAATGCTCCATTCATAGGAAACTTCTTGAatattactgcactgaggactcTGCCTGTATCTGTGTGACCTGCAGGCTGGATGGAGAACACCGGGGACACAAGGTAGAGACTCTGGATGAGGCCTCtgagaataaaaaacagaaactgagaaatgttctgcagaaactgatgacagagagagaggagacggagaaaagagtccagagtctgcaggatcgcAGGAGAAAAGTACAAGAAAAATCAGAGAGAGTCACTGCCCTGTTCATAGAGCTCAGGAGACATCTGGAGGACCTGGAGAAGAGAGTGCGGAGGAACATCTCCAGCCAGGAAGAGCGGATCTCATTGTCTGATCTGATCCATCagctggaaataaagaaggaggaactgtccaggaagatggaggacattgaggagctgtgtaacatgactgacccactgactgtcctacaggaatcagacacaggggacttgtgtgatactgaggagggagataatgaggacagagagagacatgatagactcctccatgatggaggggatctggatgtGTCTGGAAtctcacacacattacacacagggtTATCTGATATGATAAAAGAGGTAAATGTATTCTTCAATATACAGGAAGCTtcagacatattactggatgtgaACACAGCTCAGAATAATCTACAGATATCAGATGACATGAAAACTGTATCCAGGTCAGATATAGAGCAGAATCGTCCAGAAACACCGGAGAGATTTCAGTGGTGGGCCCAGGTATTAAGCAGTCAGAGATTTTCCTCGGGGcgacattactgggaagtggatgtcAGAGAGTCAGAAAATTACAGAGTCGGGATGTGTTATCCCAGTATAGAGAAGAGAGGAGTGCAGTCAGGGATTGGAAATAATAACAAGTCCTGGGGTTTGTGGAGGGATAGTGGTGGGTGTTATCTAATACATGACAATAAATGGATCATCATATCTCCCGATCtctccagtaacagagtcaggatctctgtggattatgaggccgggcagctgtccttttatgatctgtgtgacccgatcagacacctccacaccttcaccaccaccttcactgagcccctccatgtTGGGTTAGCTGTGGGAGAAGGTTCTATAACAATATCTGGGGGTGAAAGGCGACATGAGaaataa